In a single window of the Drosophila miranda strain MSH22 chromosome XL, D.miranda_PacBio2.1, whole genome shotgun sequence genome:
- the LOC108163438 gene encoding septin-1 isoform X2, with protein MADTKGFSSIETPGYVGFANLPNQVHRKSVKKGFEFTLMVVGESGLGKSTLVNSLFLTDLYPERIIPDAIEKQKQTVKLEASTVEIEERGVKLRLTVVDTPGFGDAIDNSNSFSAILEYIDEQYERFLRDESGLNRRNIVDNRIHCCFYFISPFGHGLKPLDVEFMKKLHSKVNIVPVIAKADCLTKKEILRLKCRIMQEIESHGIKIYPLPDCDSDEDEDYKEQVKQLKEAVPFAVCGANTLLEVKGKKVRGRLYPWGVVEVENPDHCDFIKLRTMLITHMQDLQEVTQEVHYENYRSDRLAKGIKGKENGIKQERENNVNAQTVANSALSEKDRILQEKEAELARMTEMLAQMQARMQAQH; from the exons TTTTCCAGCATTGAGACGCCCGGCTATGTGGGGTTCGCAAATCTGCCCAACCAAGTGCATCGGAAGTCCGTGAAAAAGGGCTTCGAGTTCACCCTGATGGTGGTTGGCGAGTCCGGACTTGGCAAGTCCACACTGGTCAACAGTTTATTTCTCACGGACCTATACCCGGAACGCATCATACCCGATGCCATAG aaaaacaaaagcaaacagTCAAGTTGGAGGCCTCGACAGTGGAGATTGAGGAGCGTGGGGTCAAACTGCGCCTTACCGTAGTCGACACACCCGGATTTGGTGACGCCATCGACAATTCTAACAGCTTCAGTGCCATACTCGAGTATATCGATGAGCAGTACGAGCGCTTCCTGCGCGACGAAAGCGGTCTTAATCGTCGCAACATTGTGGACAATCGCATACACTGCTGCTTCTACTTTATTTCGCCCTTTGGGCATGG CCTGAAGCCATTGGACGTGGAATTCATGAAGAAACTCCACTCCAAGGTGAACATTGTGCCCGTTATTGCCAAAGCTGACTGCCTCACCAAAAAAGAAATCTTGCGCCTTAAGTGCCGCATTATGCAAGAAATCGAGAGCCATGGCATTAAAATTTATCCACTGCCAGACTGTGATTCCGACGAGGACGAAGACTACAAGGAACAAGTGAAGCAACTGAAGGAAGCTGTGCCTTTTGCCGTCTGCGGCGCCAATACATTACTTGAGGTCAAGGGTAAAAAGGTTCGCGGCCGCCTCTATCCCTGGGGCGTGGTCGAGGTAGAGAATCCCGATCACTGTGATTTCATAAAGCTGCGCACAATGCTAAT AACCCACATGCAGGACCTGCAGGAGGTGACGCAAGAGGTGCACTACGAAAACTATCGATCCGATCGCCTGGCCAAAGGCATCAAGGGTAAGGAAAACGGCATAAAGCAGGAACGTGAGAACAACGTGAACGCTCAGACTGTAGCCAACAGTGCGCTCTCAGAGAAGGACCGCATACTGCAGGAGAAGGAGGCCGAGCTTGCACGTATGACGGAGATGCTGGCCCAGATGCAAGCCCGCATGCAAGCCCAGCATTGA
- the LOC108163438 gene encoding septin-1 isoform X1, translated as MAMAFSSIETPGYVGFANLPNQVHRKSVKKGFEFTLMVVGESGLGKSTLVNSLFLTDLYPERIIPDAIEKQKQTVKLEASTVEIEERGVKLRLTVVDTPGFGDAIDNSNSFSAILEYIDEQYERFLRDESGLNRRNIVDNRIHCCFYFISPFGHGLKPLDVEFMKKLHSKVNIVPVIAKADCLTKKEILRLKCRIMQEIESHGIKIYPLPDCDSDEDEDYKEQVKQLKEAVPFAVCGANTLLEVKGKKVRGRLYPWGVVEVENPDHCDFIKLRTMLITHMQDLQEVTQEVHYENYRSDRLAKGIKGKENGIKQERENNVNAQTVANSALSEKDRILQEKEAELARMTEMLAQMQARMQAQH; from the exons TTTTCCAGCATTGAGACGCCCGGCTATGTGGGGTTCGCAAATCTGCCCAACCAAGTGCATCGGAAGTCCGTGAAAAAGGGCTTCGAGTTCACCCTGATGGTGGTTGGCGAGTCCGGACTTGGCAAGTCCACACTGGTCAACAGTTTATTTCTCACGGACCTATACCCGGAACGCATCATACCCGATGCCATAG aaaaacaaaagcaaacagTCAAGTTGGAGGCCTCGACAGTGGAGATTGAGGAGCGTGGGGTCAAACTGCGCCTTACCGTAGTCGACACACCCGGATTTGGTGACGCCATCGACAATTCTAACAGCTTCAGTGCCATACTCGAGTATATCGATGAGCAGTACGAGCGCTTCCTGCGCGACGAAAGCGGTCTTAATCGTCGCAACATTGTGGACAATCGCATACACTGCTGCTTCTACTTTATTTCGCCCTTTGGGCATGG CCTGAAGCCATTGGACGTGGAATTCATGAAGAAACTCCACTCCAAGGTGAACATTGTGCCCGTTATTGCCAAAGCTGACTGCCTCACCAAAAAAGAAATCTTGCGCCTTAAGTGCCGCATTATGCAAGAAATCGAGAGCCATGGCATTAAAATTTATCCACTGCCAGACTGTGATTCCGACGAGGACGAAGACTACAAGGAACAAGTGAAGCAACTGAAGGAAGCTGTGCCTTTTGCCGTCTGCGGCGCCAATACATTACTTGAGGTCAAGGGTAAAAAGGTTCGCGGCCGCCTCTATCCCTGGGGCGTGGTCGAGGTAGAGAATCCCGATCACTGTGATTTCATAAAGCTGCGCACAATGCTAAT AACCCACATGCAGGACCTGCAGGAGGTGACGCAAGAGGTGCACTACGAAAACTATCGATCCGATCGCCTGGCCAAAGGCATCAAGGGTAAGGAAAACGGCATAAAGCAGGAACGTGAGAACAACGTGAACGCTCAGACTGTAGCCAACAGTGCGCTCTCAGAGAAGGACCGCATACTGCAGGAGAAGGAGGCCGAGCTTGCACGTATGACGGAGATGCTGGCCCAGATGCAAGCCCGCATGCAAGCCCAGCATTGA